GTTGTAGTGGAGACTGGTGGAACTGTCGTTGTAGAAGTGCTAGTAGTTGTACTTGTGGTAATGGTATAGGGTTGATAATACATTAGGTTATAGTAGTATCCTACGAACGAGTTGTATACAAAACCTTTCAGATATGGTTGTATGAAATAGTAAACGACTGGATTAGGTAGGTAAACGTATGGTACCTCTTGATACAATATTTTATATATTTGTGCTACCTCGAGTGTTTGTTCTGTCTGATTTGTTAAGAATGGAAGTGTCTGGTACATCTGTTGTAACGTAGATATATTAACCCACGCAAGATCGCCAGATATTCCACCATATAATACATCAGTTTGCGCTATTAGCTCTTGGAATATTGGATCAGGCCAATCTGGGAACCAGCCAAGATCTACAATTGCAGGAGTTGCAGACGGTGTTACCCAGGTATCAGTAACAGAAGGTAATACGTACTTTATAGAAGTTGAGATGCCTATTTGCTGCAAATTATCCTGGATTATGGTTAATTCTTCTTGCTCTAATTCATTCACTGGTGCTAACGCATAAATATCTAAAGTCCCTAATTGGCTACCTTTAGTATCACCAAGAGTAGTGCCATTAGGTAACACTACGTAGAAATGTCCTTCATAACCAGCCTCATTGAGATAGTGCATTGCAAGCGAAAGATTATATGTAAATGGATGTAATTGGTCTAGTTGCATTACTTCGTTATATATAGGGAACACTGGTGATATTGGACCTAGATAGTTTATTGCTAACGTTTCATTCTGGTACTTGAATATACTGAGCAAAGCCGAATAGTTTATAGCATAAGCTATTGCTTGCCTAAACGCTGTTATGTTGGTTGGGAATACTTGCATATTCAGTGATAAGTAAAATACTGCAGCTTCATATCCAAGGTTTGCAAATATTTGATTGAATCCCACATATTTGTTGTATTGATATGAGGAGTACATTTGTTGTAAGAAGGGTACACTCACGTAAGATATTTGAGCCTTATTTGTTGCGAAATCTTCTACTCTATCATTATGACTTAAACCGTATTCGATTTCTATAATTGGTATGTGTGCAGGTTCTGCTACAGCAGGTATGTTAGACAGATTATTTGCCCAATAGTGCGGGTTCTTCATTAATACAATTTCTGATAAACTAGGCCCTACACTTTTGATGACGTATGGACCAGTGCCATTCATTCCATTTTCGTCTAGATAAGCATTAGGAGTATTTGGCTGTACTCCTCCATGCTGATCAACAACCACGGGGTCAACTATTGCTCCCCACCAATTTGCCAAATCAAGTAAAAAGTCCCTATAAGGTGTTAAGGTACTTATTTCCACTTCATATGGGCCTTTTACTACTACTGCTTGATAGGGATATTCCATGATCTTTTCAATTGTAGTATTTGCGGCATTAAAGTGAGATAGAATTGAAGCTAGTACTTTAGCAGCTAATGTTGCGTTTTTAGTAGTGGGAAGTCCAGTTACGTTTTGGATTGCTGCAGCTACACCCCATGGTAATGCGTAACCGGTTTGGCCGTATTGTGTAGAGTTAAACAATAACTCAATATAGTTGGATACGCCAGGACCTTGTCCCATCAATATGGTTCTATATAGCGAGAACCACACGGTTGATGCATTTACTTGTACTCCATCTGGGAAGTACACTCCATGTCTTATGTAGAATGTCCAATTCTCATAATTTGAGGTTGACCAGTTTTGTGCTATTACTGGAACTACCTGCAAATAATTAGAACCATTATATTCTACCAATTCTTGAAACACAGCAGTAAATAATGGACCATCTTGCACGTAAAAACCAGTAGCAGGGTCTAATGCGTCTGGAGGTGCAGTTTGTGATACATCAACAAGTATTGAGGAATTTGGAGGTGCAATTGTGAGTGGAGTCTGTGCTGTCGCTTGCATGAACAGCATGAAAGGTAATATTAGGCTAGTTATCATTATTCCCAAAACTATTAAACTTTTTATATCCGACATATTACATTACCCATAAACACTAATTTATATATATTTAAAAAATTTATGCTTGCGTTCGTTTCCTATCTGTTAAATTTTTGATTCTAGACAACTTACTTTGTATACTTTTATGACAGAGATCTGAGAATTTTTATATTTATATTAATCCTCGTTCCTTTTATTATCACTTATAATTTAGAATGGTTCTAATTCTATTTTATATTGAAATTATAATTTTACGCTCTTATGTACTCCATCATCCATTAAGGCTATACAGTAACTTCCTATTCTTATTACTTCTCTGGCTAATTCTTTGCATTCTATCTCTGTGGAACTAGCTAGTTTGTTAATTTCCTTCATGCTATCTCTTATATTCCTTATATATTCCATATTTTGGTCGAAAAATACTTCTCTAGCTTCTTTAAACATTCTTATGACTTTCTGAATTGCTATTACTGTTTCTGAAGGTATACTCTTACATTCTGAAATAACTGAGGAAGCAGTTTTAATGTGAGACAACATTCTTCCCATATCTCGCATTGCGATGGCATAGAGTATTAGGTCTTTAGTTGGAAGGTTCTTGATATCAAATTCTTCTTCTTTTTGTGATATCAAGGCGATCTCTCTTATTAGTAAGTTATATAATTTATATAATTCTTCTGATCTGTTTTTTAGGTCTATTGCCATTTCTTTAACTGGGTTTTCGGCTATCCTATATAAATCCTCAAGTAGTATTTCCAATTTGTTAGCAAAATTCTTCATTTCTTCTATCAGATTTATATAAGCATTATCATGAATTCTGAATCTAATATAATTAAAACTTTCATTTTCTACTATTAGTCCTTGTAAATACAGCTGTAAGGTTTTCAGCTCATTTTTAATGATCGTTGAGATTACTGACTGTGATATTATTTCGATCTCAGAAATTCCCTGCATATAATAAACGTTAATTAAATACTTCACAGTTTCTATATCTACCTCGTCTAAATTGATTATCTTCTTACTGGAATACTTTCTTATTGGTTTTATTAGTAATTCACCATCCTTTTGAATTACGAGGACTTCACTTTTTGCGTCTAAGTTATTCCTTCTTATCCATTCTGGTGGCAAAGTTATTATATAACTTCCTCCCTTAATTTTCTGAATCCTCCTTCTTAAATTCTTCTCCATTAAATATAAAAATGCAGGTAATCTACTAAAAATGTTTATGACAAAGTATGCTGCTTATTACATAATTACCTTTTAACTTGGGATTTGAAGCTAGAAAATAGCGGCTACTAAATCATCTTCTTTTAATTCGATATCCTCATCTCCATTTATGCCTATTTCAGGCATTGAAGGTACTTTTACATTAAATCTCTTTAAATTGCCAGCTACTCTAATTACTGCCTCTCTCCATATTCTTTCTCTCTCCTCTATTGTGGGTAAACCTAAGCCAGCATCGTTAGCTAGTTCTTCCATTTTTTCGTGTATTTCTTGATACCACGGGGGTAATTTCCAAAATTCCTTAGGAGCCTTGTACGTTATTAGTGATAAGAACACAAACCCAGCTCTTATTTGTTTAGTTACAAACATCTTCTTCTCTTCATTCATTTTATTTAGATTATTAGTTAAGATAAGATGGGTGAAAGCATAATGTCTAGTTTCATCTACTGTTAAATTCCTGAAAGCATCTTTCAGGGTTGGTATTTTGGTCTTATCTTTCATTCCGCTAAAAACAGTTGTAGCTGCGGCTTCGCCCATCATAAATGATGTAAACAAGATATCAAGGGTGTACTTCTTATAGGCCTCTAAATATCCCTTCCAGTATCTTGAACCATTCCACCATACCCACTCCACATTTAGTTTGGCTTTTCTTTCTAAATCGTCTTGTGGTTTGAAATTAAAGGGAAATCCCTTAAACGCTTTTTCTATAGCGAATCCACATAATATGTTATGTCTATTTTCATCATAAGTTATTGTAGTTAGTAATGCTTTAATGGGAACTGGTAATTTCTTCTCAGAAGCTTTAACCAATGCGTAAGCGAAGACCGGAGTTGCATTGTCAAAATTAGATAAGAGTGCCCACCAGTAAGCCAATGCTAATCTTTGTTTTCTATCAAGTCCAGATACGATCTCCTCATATTTTTTCCAATCTAGATCTTCCTCGTCCCATTGTTCCTTTTTGGCTCTTCGATAAAGTCTCATGGCTTTCTCATCGTCGAATTCCCATGTTGGAGGATATACATTATCTTCGGGATATATTGGCTCATTCTCATAATTTATATCCATCAGTTCACCATATATATGTTATTGAATAAAATATATAAGGATTTCTTCGAAATTTTCCAAAATATTGAGGGTGAATGGGAACACACGCAATTCTTAAATATTATTAAATTGTTTTTCTGCGTTACCCTTACAGTTAAATCGTAAATCGTAGCAGTAGTAGGTAATAAATCTTAATATAACTTAAAATTAATTATCTGTGATAAAGAATAACTCTTACTCTTATTATATAAAAATTAATGACCTAGATCTTTCTGTCATTATCTAAATGATAAACTAATGCAGTAACATATGCTATCAGTTTTCCTTCAATATTTTTTACAACTATTCTGTATAGGGAAGTGGTTTTTCCAACGCTCTCCTCAAAGGCCTCAGCTATTACTTTTTCTCCTTCTTTTGCTGGTCTTCTAAAATCTATATCCATGTGCAGTGCAACAGAGTCTCTCGAAAAATTGCTAACGTATTCAAAGGCTGCATCGGCTATAGCGAAAATAAAAGAACCATGGGCAGTATTGTGAACGTTTAGATAATCTTTAGTAACTATTGCTGATACTTTGGCATAGCCTTCTCTTACTTCCTCTAAGTTAATATTTAGTAATTTAAGAAAAGGGCTCTCTTTTAGCACTTAAAATCCCCTAAATTTAGGCTCTCTTTTATCTCTAAATGCTGATATACCTTCTTTGAAATCTTCTGTCTTACCTAAATATCCTTGAATGGCTGATTCGTATTCCAGGAATTTCTCTAAATCGTTATATATTACTAGATTTGCCATTCTTTTTCCGGCTACATAGGATTGAAATGGACCAATATTCATCTTAACTGCTAATTGTTCAGCTTCTTGTAATGGGTTTTCAGTTACCTTCAATAATCCCCATTTTTCGGCTTCATCAGCAGTAAATTCTCCTCCAAGTACGGCTATTTCGTAAGCCCTCTGATCTCTAGCAAGTTTTAAAATAAAATACGCCACTCCAGTGTCTGAGGCTAATCCAAGTCTTTGGAAAGCAGTTACAAACCTAACATCTTTCTTAGCGAATTTGAAATCTGTAGCTAAACTTATTCCTATACAAGCTCCTGCAGTTACACCATTTATCGCAGATATGTATATTTTATCAGAAAATCGTATTTCCCTTATTATAGGGTAAAACGTTTCTCTTAAATCTAGAGCGAAATCTTGAGCGAACTCATTAACGTCTGCTCCAACACAAAATGCTCTCCCTTCACCAGTTAATATCACAGTTCTAATTTTAGGATTAGCATTAATCTCTCTTAATTTTGATATTAATTCATTTCTCATCTGTAAGTTCAACGCGTTTAATTTCTCTGGTCTGCTTAAAGTAACTATTACATAACCCTCTTTATTATCCACCTTTATCATCTTCCCACCTAGGTTTCCTCTTTTCAAGAAATGCCTTCATCCCTTCTTTGGCTTCCTTCGTGTTTAATGCTAAATAGAAATTTCTTCTTTCTATATCTAATCCTTGTTGTAATAGTGTTTCCCATGCTTTCGCTACTGACTCTTTAGCCAACATTAAGGATATCATTGGCTTTTCAGCTATCTCTTTAGCTAATCTGATTGCCTCATCGATTAGAGCGTTATCGGGAACTACTTTATTAACTAGGCCATATTTTTCAGCTTCCCTGGCGTCAATTAGCTTTCCAGTAAGGACTAGCTCCATGGCTTTATACTTTCCCAATACTCTCGTTAGTCTCTGCGTTCCTCCAGCACCTGGCATAATACCTAAATTTATTTCCGGCTGACCTAATTTTGCGGACTCTGAGGATATTATTATATCACATGCCATTGCAAGCTCTAGTCCACCTCCAGCGGTGATGCCATTTAGCGCTGCTATGATCGGTTTTTTAAAAGTTCTCAGTTTCTCCCATAATGGCATATGCCCTTTCTTCATTATGTCTTCTAAAGGAGTCTCCAACATTTCTTTAACATCCGCACCTGCGGAAAAAGCTCTACCATTGCCAGTTATTATTACGACCTTAACTCTACTATCATTTTCTAATTCGTCTAAAGCCTTGACTAAATCATCGACCATCTGAAAGTTAATTGCATTTAGTCTATCTGGTCTATTAAGTTTTATAATTCCTATATTTTCCCTAACTTCTATTTGTATAGTACTATACATATATATGTAATTCACCTACATATAGTACTATTCACAAAAGTTTATATAGTTTAGTATTGTAAGGAATCTTGGTTAGTCCAATATGACAAGAAAAGTTGCAATAATAGGTGTAGGCAATTCTAAATTTGGAAGAAGAGATGACGTTTCTATTCAAGAATTAGCATGGGAATCAATTAGGGAAGCGTTCAACGATAGTGGTGTGTCTCAAAGAGATATAGGTTTAGTAGTTGTAGGAAGCACTGCATATAGGGGAGTTGAATTATATCCCGCTCCGATTGTGGCAGAATATTCTGGATTATCTGGTAAGGTTCCGTTGCGTGTAGAAGCTATGTGTGCTACTGGACTTGCAGCAGCGTTAACTGCGTACACTGCTGTTGCTTCTGGATTAGTAGACATTGCGATGGCCGTAGGAGTAGATAAGATGACTGAAGTGGATACTTCAACATCTTTAGCAATAGGTGGGAGAGGAGGCAATTATCAGTGGGAATATCACTTTTATGGCACTACATTTCCAACTTATTACGCATTATATGCTACAAGACATATGGCAGTTTATGGTACAACTGAAGAACAAATGGCTCTAGTTGCGGTAAAAGCTCATAAGTACGGTGCTATGAATCCTAAGGCTCATTTTCAGAAGCCGGTTACAGTCCAGGATGTTCTTAAATCTAGAGTAGTTTCTTGGCCAATTAAGTTACTTGACTCATGTCCCATAAGTGATGGTTCTGCAACTGCAATCTTTGCGTCAGAGGAGAAAGTCAAGGAGCTCAAAATTGATACGCCAATTTGGATATCTGGAGTGGGATATGCAAATGATTATGCATATGTTGCTAAAAGAGGGGAGTGGACTGGATTTAAGGCTACTCAGCTAGCTGCTAGGCAAGCATATGAAATGGCTAAAGTAAGTCCTAATGACATAGAAGTAGCTACGGTCCATGATGCGTTTACTATAGCAGAAATTATGGGATATGAGGATTTGGGTTTCACTGAAAAAGGCAAAGGTGGCAAGTTTATAGAAGAAGGTCAAAGTGAAAAAGGAGGCAAAGTTGGTGTAAATCTATTTGGAGGTTTGAAGGCTAAAGGTCATCCATTAGGGGCCACTGGTCTTTCAATGATTTATGAAATAACAAAGCAATTAAGAGATGATGCAGGGAATTTACAACAACCTCTTAAAAAATATGTTGGTCTTGTTCATAATGTTGGTGGTACCGGTCATTTCGCGTATGTAATGATCCTTAGGAGGTAATTCATATGCAAACAGACGCTATTCCTCTATCGCTAAAATACAAGATAAAGTATCCCGATGAGTTCATAGATGCTGTTAAGCGTGGTGAGATTTTAGCCACTAAATGCAGAAATTGCGGTGCAGTATATTTTCCACCTCAAAGAGATTGCTATAACTGTGGTAAGAGCGAGATGGAATGGATTAAGGTTAGCAACGAAGGCGAAATAATGACTTATAGTATTGTAACTCAGAAACCTCAAGGGTTTGAAGAGTATGCTGACTACATAATTGGTATAGTGAAGACTAAGGATAACATTAATCTAATGGCTTGGATTAAGGGTCAACCAAAGGTAGGCGCTAGGGTAAGATTAACTACAGACGGGGTTAGGATAATAGGTGAGGTATTAGGATGAACGTTAAAATAACTTATGATGAGACAAATCCTAAAGCGTTGAATAAGGAGGAAATAAGGGATATTCAGAGGTTTAGATTAAGAAGCCTAATAAAGAGGGTATACGAAAGTTCCCCTTATTATCATAAGCTCTTTAGGGAGAAGGGGCTAAGAGCAGATGATATAAAGTCTCCAGAGGATTTGGTCAAAATTCCATTTACAACTAAGGAAGATTTAAGAAAACACGCATATCCTCATGGTGGAGATTTTTTAGCAGTTCCTTTTGAGAAAGTAGTAGGATGGCATATGACGTCTGGAACTACTGGTATTCCCACAGTTAATGCATACACGTGGAATGATATTGAGGTTTGGACTAACCTTGTAGCAAGAAGTTTAGTTACTGCCGGGGTAACTAAAAACGATATAGTTATGAATATCTATGGTTATGGACTATTTACAGGTGGGATAGGTCTCCACCAAGGAATTCAGAGAATAGGAGCTAAGGTGATACCTTGGAGTACTGGAAGGACAGAGGCTTTAGCTAAAGCCTTAAAGGACTTTAAGGCGACTGTAATAACTGGAACTCCCTCATACGAATTATTAGTAGCGGAGACTTTGAGTAAATTAGGGATAAACGCGGAAAGTGAATTACAGCTTAGGCTGGCAATTCCTGGCGCTGAAACAATGACAAGGGAAATATTAGAGAGGATTGAGGTAGAATTAGGCTTAAAAGTTAGAAATGGGCATGCGTTAGAAATTTATGGTCTGACTGAGGGTTTAGGACCTGGTGTGGCTCAAGAATGTCCTAATGATAACCATGAATGGTTACACATTTGGTCAGATCATTATTTGGTAGAGATAATTGATCCAGATACTGGTGAGAGGGTTTCCGAGGGAGAGGAAGGAGAAATGGTAATAACTACGCTCACTAAAGAAGCTATGCCGTTAATAAGATATAGGACGAGGGATATTACTAGCATCATAGAAAGTGATGATGAAATACCTTTTCCTAAAATTAGAATTATTAAGGGAAGAATAGATGACGTCATATTTTACAAAGGTGTAAAACTTTTTCCTACAGCAATTGCACATGTTTTAATGTCTCATCAAGATGTGATAGAGTTTCAAATAGTTGTGGATAGATCTACTAGAGAACATAGACTAATAATTAGGGTAGAAACTGAAAAACCATCAGAAAAACTAAGAGAAAAACTAATAGAAGAAATTAGGACAGTAGCATTTGTAACACCAG
The nucleotide sequence above comes from Sulfolobus tengchongensis. Encoded proteins:
- a CDS encoding ABC transporter substrate-binding protein; the encoded protein is MSDIKSLIVLGIMITSLILPFMLFMQATAQTPLTIAPPNSSILVDVSQTAPPDALDPATGFYVQDGPLFTAVFQELVEYNGSNYLQVVPVIAQNWSTSNYENWTFYIRHGVYFPDGVQVNASTVWFSLYRTILMGQGPGVSNYIELLFNSTQYGQTGYALPWGVAAAIQNVTGLPTTKNATLAAKVLASILSHFNAANTTIEKIMEYPYQAVVVKGPYEVEISTLTPYRDFLLDLANWWGAIVDPVVVDQHGGVQPNTPNAYLDENGMNGTGPYVIKSVGPSLSEIVLMKNPHYWANNLSNIPAVAEPAHIPIIEIEYGLSHNDRVEDFATNKAQISYVSVPFLQQMYSSYQYNKYVGFNQIFANLGYEAAVFYLSLNMQVFPTNITAFRQAIAYAINYSALLSIFKYQNETLAINYLGPISPVFPIYNEVMQLDQLHPFTYNLSLAMHYLNEAGYEGHFYVVLPNGTTLGDTKGSQLGTLDIYALAPVNELEQEELTIIQDNLQQIGISTSIKYVLPSVTDTWVTPSATPAIVDLGWFPDWPDPIFQELIAQTDVLYGGISGDLAWVNISTLQQMYQTLPFLTNQTEQTLEVAQIYKILYQEVPYVYLPNPVVYYFIQPYLKGFVYNSFVGYYYNLMYYQPYTITTSTTTSTSTTTVPPVSTTTPTTTTISTTITTHPATSSTLIYAVVGIVIVIIVIVAVVVLLRGRGRGGPGF
- a CDS encoding phosphate uptake regulator PhoU produces the protein MEKNLRRRIQKIKGGSYIITLPPEWIRRNNLDAKSEVLVIQKDGELLIKPIRKYSSKKIINLDEVDIETVKYLINVYYMQGISEIEIISQSVISTIIKNELKTLQLYLQGLIVENESFNYIRFRIHDNAYINLIEEMKNFANKLEILLEDLYRIAENPVKEMAIDLKNRSEELYKLYNLLIREIALISQKEEEFDIKNLPTKDLILYAIAMRDMGRMLSHIKTASSVISECKSIPSETVIAIQKVIRMFKEAREVFFDQNMEYIRNIRDSMKEINKLASSTEIECKELAREVIRIGSYCIALMDDGVHKSVKL
- a CDS encoding aminobenzoate oxygenase — encoded protein: MDINYENEPIYPEDNVYPPTWEFDDEKAMRLYRRAKKEQWDEEDLDWKKYEEIVSGLDRKQRLALAYWWALLSNFDNATPVFAYALVKASEKKLPVPIKALLTTITYDENRHNILCGFAIEKAFKGFPFNFKPQDDLERKAKLNVEWVWWNGSRYWKGYLEAYKKYTLDILFTSFMMGEAAATTVFSGMKDKTKIPTLKDAFRNLTVDETRHYAFTHLILTNNLNKMNEEKKMFVTKQIRAGFVFLSLITYKAPKEFWKLPPWYQEIHEKMEELANDAGLGLPTIEERERIWREAVIRVAGNLKRFNVKVPSMPEIGINGDEDIELKEDDLVAAIF
- a CDS encoding hotdog fold thioesterase → MLKESPFLKLLNINLEEVREGYAKVSAIVTKDYLNVHNTAHGSFIFAIADAAFEYVSNFSRDSVALHMDIDFRRPAKEGEKVIAEAFEESVGKTTSLYRIVVKNIEGKLIAYVTALVYHLDNDRKI
- a CDS encoding enoyl-CoA hydratase-related protein, coding for MIKVDNKEGYVIVTLSRPEKLNALNLQMRNELISKLREINANPKIRTVILTGEGRAFCVGADVNEFAQDFALDLRETFYPIIREIRFSDKIYISAINGVTAGACIGISLATDFKFAKKDVRFVTAFQRLGLASDTGVAYFILKLARDQRAYEIAVLGGEFTADEAEKWGLLKVTENPLQEAEQLAVKMNIGPFQSYVAGKRMANLVIYNDLEKFLEYESAIQGYLGKTEDFKEGISAFRDKREPKFRGF
- a CDS encoding enoyl-CoA hydratase/isomerase family protein, which gives rise to MYSTIQIEVRENIGIIKLNRPDRLNAINFQMVDDLVKALDELENDSRVKVVIITGNGRAFSAGADVKEMLETPLEDIMKKGHMPLWEKLRTFKKPIIAALNGITAGGGLELAMACDIIISSESAKLGQPEINLGIMPGAGGTQRLTRVLGKYKAMELVLTGKLIDAREAEKYGLVNKVVPDNALIDEAIRLAKEIAEKPMISLMLAKESVAKAWETLLQQGLDIERRNFYLALNTKEAKEGMKAFLEKRKPRWEDDKGG
- a CDS encoding thiolase domain-containing protein; the encoded protein is MTRKVAIIGVGNSKFGRRDDVSIQELAWESIREAFNDSGVSQRDIGLVVVGSTAYRGVELYPAPIVAEYSGLSGKVPLRVEAMCATGLAAALTAYTAVASGLVDIAMAVGVDKMTEVDTSTSLAIGGRGGNYQWEYHFYGTTFPTYYALYATRHMAVYGTTEEQMALVAVKAHKYGAMNPKAHFQKPVTVQDVLKSRVVSWPIKLLDSCPISDGSATAIFASEEKVKELKIDTPIWISGVGYANDYAYVAKRGEWTGFKATQLAARQAYEMAKVSPNDIEVATVHDAFTIAEIMGYEDLGFTEKGKGGKFIEEGQSEKGGKVGVNLFGGLKAKGHPLGATGLSMIYEITKQLRDDAGNLQQPLKKYVGLVHNVGGTGHFAYVMILRR
- a CDS encoding Zn-ribbon domain-containing OB-fold protein, producing MQTDAIPLSLKYKIKYPDEFIDAVKRGEILATKCRNCGAVYFPPQRDCYNCGKSEMEWIKVSNEGEIMTYSIVTQKPQGFEEYADYIIGIVKTKDNINLMAWIKGQPKVGARVRLTTDGVRIIGEVLG
- a CDS encoding phenylacetate--CoA ligase, which codes for MNVKITYDETNPKALNKEEIRDIQRFRLRSLIKRVYESSPYYHKLFREKGLRADDIKSPEDLVKIPFTTKEDLRKHAYPHGGDFLAVPFEKVVGWHMTSGTTGIPTVNAYTWNDIEVWTNLVARSLVTAGVTKNDIVMNIYGYGLFTGGIGLHQGIQRIGAKVIPWSTGRTEALAKALKDFKATVITGTPSYELLVAETLSKLGINAESELQLRLAIPGAETMTREILERIEVELGLKVRNGHALEIYGLTEGLGPGVAQECPNDNHEWLHIWSDHYLVEIIDPDTGERVSEGEEGEMVITTLTKEAMPLIRYRTRDITSIIESDDEIPFPKIRIIKGRIDDVIFYKGVKLFPTAIAHVLMSHQDVIEFQIVVDRSTREHRLIIRVETEKPSEKLREKLIEEIRTVAFVTPEVEFVDVGTLPRFEGKSKRVVIKE